GGCCCGGTCGGAGTCGGTGGTGGTCACGGTCAGCATCCCGGCGTCGTCGCTGGCCGGACCCGCCACCGCGGTGGTGGCGGCGGTGTCGGCGGCGGTGACGGTCACGGTCTTGCCGTCACAGCGGCTCCACGCCTTGTGCTGGCGTCGGTGGAAGTCGGCGGCGTCGTCGGCCGACCGGAACGCGGCCACCGCCTGCACCACCTGATGCGCCCCCGGCGGGCTCTGTTCGTGGAGTTCACGACCGGCCATCCCGGTGAACGGATACCCCTTGTAGGTGCGTGCGGCCCCCGCCGTCGCCGCCGCCGTGCAGCGTTCCGGCACCACGTTGTCGCCCACGAACGGCCCCGCGACGTCCTCGGCGACCAGGCTCGCCGCCCCGACGATCGGGCTGACGGTCGCGGCGTCGAGCAGCAGCCGGTCGAGGTCGACGCTGGCCTCGGTCAGGTTCGCCGGTTCCGGGGCCCGGGAGCGGTCGGGCAGGCCGCGCCAGAAGGCGTACCCGACGACGCCGAGCACCGCGACGACCACGACCCCCGAGACGGCCAGGGCGCGCCGTTGGGCGCCGCGGCCCCCGCCGGTGGGCGCGCCCTGGGCCCGGGCCATCGCGGTCAGCCGCAGCCGCCACCGCACGAAGCCGGTCCACACCAGCGCCATCACCGCCAGCACGGCCATGTCCAGCAGCCACCAGCGGGCCTCGTGGTGCCACACGATGTCGTCGGTCAGCGCCCGTCCGGCGGCGTTGCGCAGGTCCACGGTGGCGGCGGTGGCGGCGTAGCCCCAGCGGGCCGGTACCAGCCACGACACCTGGTCCAGGCCCGCCCGTCCGGTCACCGGGACCAGGCCGCCAGCGAACACCATCGACATCATGACCACGCCGACCAGCATCGGCAGCACCTGTTCGGTGGAGCGGGCCAGCGACGACAGTGCCAGGCCGACGATCGCCGAGACGATCGCGGTGGCCGCCAGGGCCAGGTACAACTCGATGACCGCACGGGTGGTGCCGTCGCCCAACAGGGCGCCGCCGTAGTCGGGGGGCCGCTTGCCGATGACGACGATCGCGGTGACGATCGCGGTCTGGATCGCCGCGGCCGTGCTGTACACCAGGATCTTGGCGGCCAGATACGCCGAGGCCGACAGGCCGACGGCCTGTTCGCGCTGGAAGATCGCACGCTCCCCGATCAGGTCGCGGATCGTGAGCGCGGTGCCCAAAAACACCGCGGCGATGTTGAGCAGCACCAGAATCTGCATCGGCTCGCTGGGGGTGTTGACCGCCGCGCGGCCCAGTCCGGCGGTGCCGGGCACCACCAGCGACAGCACCCCCAACACGAACGGCAACAGCGCCAGGAAGATGAAGTAGCCGCGGTCGGCGACGATCAGGCGCATCTGACGCCGGCTCACGGTGAGCAGCTGGCGGGTCAGGCTGGTGCTCGGCGGCGAGCCCAGCGGGCTCTGCTCCAAGGCGGGCGCGGCCGGGGCCGCCGCCGCCGGATGCTGCGCCAGATAGTCCCGGTGGGCGCCGTCGGGGTCGGTGCTGATCCGGGAGAAGATGTCGGCCCAGTCCGCGGTGCCCATCGCCGACTCGATGTGGTCGGGGGGCCCGGCGAAGGCGGTTTTGCCGCCGGGGGCCAACAACAGCACCTGATCGCACATGTTCAGATAGGTCAGCGAGTGGGTGACCACCAGCACCACCCGGCCGGCGTCGGCGAGCTGGCGCAGCATCGTCATCACCTGGCGGTCCAGCGCCGGGTCGAGCCCGGAGGTCGGTTCGTCCAGGATCAGCAGCGACGGCCCGGTCAGCAGCTCCATCGCCACCGACACCCGTTTGCGCTGCCCACCGGAGAGTTTGTCGATCCGCTTGGTCTTGTGGTCGGTCAGTTCGAGTTCGTCGAGGACCTTGTCGACGACCCGTTGGCGATCGGCGCCGGAGGTGTCCGGTGGCAGACGCAGCTCGGCGGCGTAGCGCAGCGCCTGGTCGACACTGAGTTGACGGTGCACCACATCGTCTTGGGGGACCATCCCGATCCGCGACCGCATCGAGGCGTACTCGGCGTGTACGTCGTGGCCGTCGAAGGCGACCAGCCCGGCGGTCGGCGCAATGGCGCCCCCGGCGAGCTTGCTCAGCGTGGATTTGCCCGCGCCGGACGGGCCGATCACCGCGGTGAGGCTGCCGGGACGCGCGGTGAACGACACGTCGCTGATCAGCGACTGGCTCTCGATGGCCAGGCCCAGGCCGTAGACCTGCAACCCGCGCAGTTGCGGGGCGAGCGGGCGCGGCACCAGCGTGCCGTCGGCCACCACCAGGTCGGTGTTGCCGATGGTGACGACGTCGTCGTCGTGCAGCACGGTGCGCTCGATGCGCTGGCCGTTGACGAACGTGCCGTTGCTGCTGCGATTGTCGAGGATCTCCAGCCCGGCCGGCGACGGCGTCAAGGTGGCGTGAACCCGCGACGCCAGGGCGTCGTCGACGACGATCGTGTTGGTCTCCAGACGCCCGACGGTGGTCGCGCCCTCCGGCGGCGCGGTCAACGGCGTCGGCATCAGCCGGCGCACCGCGCCGGTGATGCGCTCGGCCGCCCCCGGGGCGGCCGACCGGGCCTGCGGGGACACCCGGGCGATCACGGTCTGCGGCGCCGCGGCCGGCGGGACCCCCGCGGGGCCCGAGGACGCCCCCGCACCCGGCGCCGGTCGCGCCGGATACGCGCCGGGACCGCGGTGCGGCGGGGTCACCCGGAACCGCAGCTTCGGACCGTTGGCCGCGCCGAGGGCGATGACCCGGCCGTCGTGCACGGGCCCGCCGGGCACCCGGTGGCCGTCGACGAAGATGCCGTTGCGGCTGCGGTCGACGGCGATCCACTGGTTGTCCTCGACCCGCACCAGCACGTGCACGCGCGACACCAGCGCCGCGACACCGGGGGCGTCGAGGGTGATGTCGCATTGCTCGCTGCGGCCGATGGCGACCTCGTGTCCGGGCAGAAACGTGTACATCGCCTTGCCGAGCCACACGGTCAACGGCGGCACGGGCGGATGGGTCACCATAGCCGGATCGGGCCTTCCCCACCCGGCTCATCGCCGGGCGTCTGTGTTGTCTGACTGTTCTGCGCGTCCGCCGCACCCCGCGCCGATGCCGAGGTCACCCGACGGTCCCCCGGCGGTCTAGGACGCCAGCATGCTGGCCAGGGCGGCGATACGTCGAGAACGATATCCCGGCCGCACCGGCGTGCCCCCGTATTCGGCCAGCGAACGCAGTTTGCGCAGGGCGAAGTCGCGCCCGCGGCCGGACTCGGGGATCTCCACCCCCGCCCACAGCCCCTGGGCCCCCGGGGTCTCCCAGGCCTCCCGGGCGCACAGCCAGCGGGCCGGGCAGGCCCGGCACAGCGCCTTGGCCCCCTCGTCGGGGTGGGTGGTCCAGCGCTCCGGATCGGCGGCGCAGGCGGGCACGAAACCGCGGGGCGGGACGGTACCGGCGGCGATCGTTGACGTCATTTCACTCCTCCTCGAACGACTCCGGTGCGGGCTGCACCAGCGATGGCACGACTCTAACCGTAGCGCTACGTTTATGCAACACAAAACAGCGCTTTCGCTACGATTTATGGCAGCTATCTGTCGCACCGCTACGTCATACCGCGGTGACCAGCACAAATCGATCGGGGGCGACTCCGCCCGGTCCCGAGAACGCCACGGTTATACGCCGGGACGGCCCCGACCGGTGCGGTATACATGTAGCAACGGCACGGAACGGGGCCGAGAAGTTGTAGCGTGAAAGGAGGGGTCCGCAGCGATGAGTGAGCGGTCGTTCCCGGCCCCGGCGCCGACGCTGGCGGTTCAGATCGGAGCCGAGCGCCATCTGCTCGCCCCGGCCAACGGTCCGGTGGTGATCGGTCGCGACCCCGATGCCGCGGTCCACCTGCGCGACGATCGGATTTCACGCTCCCACGTGCGCTTGGAACCCCAGGTCGACGGCTGGCAGGCGATCGACACCAGCACCAACGGCATCTTCGTCGACGGGGTGCAACGCAGCTCGGTGTTCATCACCGCCCCGCTGACGATCCATCTCGGTGATGCCCGCGGCATCCCGGTGCGGTTCACCCCGGGCTCTCCGATGGAGGTCACCGGCATCAGCGCCGGCATCAGCGCTGCCGCCGGGGCGGCCGACCGCACCGAGGTGGTCTCGCGCACCGCGGAGGTCTCCGCCGAATACGACCAGGTGGATCCGGCGGTCGCGCGGGCCGGGCGCGCGGTGGCCGCGCGCCGCCGCGAACTCGACATCACCCAGCGCAGCCTGGCCCGCGACAAGATCATCAATGCCGGCACCCTGATCTCCTTCGAGAAGGGGCGCAGCTGGCCACGACGGGGCACGCTGGCCAAACTCGAGGAGATCCTGCAGTGGGCGCCGGGCACCATCACCGAGATCCGCAACGGCGCTGTGCCCGACGAGGATCGCGAGACCACCGAGGCGGTCACCGACAGCGTGCGGGCCCCGCTGATGGCCGAGGCCGTGGAATTGGCGATGCACACCATCAACACCGCGGTCGCCGACCTGCCCGAGCCGTCGGATCCGGGATTCACCCCGAAGATCACCGCGGTCTTGGCCGACCTGCGCAAGCTGGAGGCCGTGGCCGCCAACGCGGCGCGCAACGCCAAGGGCACCCCGTCGGTGGTGCTGGCGTTGAGCACCGTGCGCCGTCGCTACCACGAGTTGATGCTGCGGGCGGTGCAGGCCCCGACCGCCACCCTGGGCCAGCGGCTGTATGCGGTGCGCGATCAGGCCGATCTCAGTGTGCAGGAGACCGCCAACGCCGCCGACCTGCCGGCGGAGACCATCGTCGACGCCGAGGCCGACCGCGAGATCGGCCAGGGCGCGGTGACGACGCTGGAGAACCTCATCGCCCAGCTGTCGATCAGTTAGCGAAGCGCGCGAAACACCGGTCGGCGTTGCCGACCACCCCCGAGCGGAACGCGGTGATGCGGGTGAACCCCGCCGGGATCACCCCGCCGTTGACGTCGCTGGCCACGATGCCGTTGGTGAGCAGCCCCGCCACCGCTTCGTCGATGTCGCCGGCCGAGATCGTCAGTTCCCGGCCCGGGGCGGCCATCTCACGGTGGGCCACCCCGGTCAGGCACGCGGTGAGCATCGCCGAGCGCGGTGACTGCAACGACAGACCCCGCTGCTGCTGCACGGCGAGCATGTAGCGCGACATCACCACCGACAGCGCGGTGTCGTCGCCCTGCACCAGCACCCGCTGGTCGGTGTCGGCGGGCTGGCCCATCCGCTGCAGCGTGGGCAGATCGACCGCGATGACGCCGGTGGCCGGACAGTAGGACGCCGGCGGGCTCGGTCGGGCGTCGGCACACCCCGGCGCATCGAACGCCAGGCTCGGCGGCTCAGCCAGCGGGAAGATCTCGGCGAGCACCCCGAGCAAGGTCTGCAGGGTGTCCTCGTCGATATCGATCTCACCGCTTTGCAGGCTTCCGGTGGAGTCCGGCTGCAACGCCATCGGCAGATCACCGCGGCGCTCCCGGATCTCCTGCAGGTCGATGCCGCGACATCCGCGCGGACCGCTGTCGAATCCCATCTGAAAGGCACTGATGCGGTCCAGTGCGGTGCCGTGGCCGTACTTCTCCAGCAGCAGGCGTTCGGTGCGCGGGGTCAACACCGGGTCGCGCATCGCGATCAACCCGGCCAACAGGTGGCTCAGCCCGTCGCCGGTGCTCACCGTGAACCGCGGCGAACTGCCCTCGGCGACCCAGCGGATGTAGACCCCGGAGAAGCAGTCGGCCTGCTGTTCGAGCACGATGCCCGGGGTGCGCTCGTCGTTGAGGTCGGCCATGTGCTGGACCGCGTGACCGTACTCGTGTGCCAGCACCCCGGTGACCGCCATGTCGCCGAAGTATTTCTGCCCGGCGGGAAACAGCTGGCCGCGGTCCCAGGCCATCAGGTTCTTGGGCGGACAGAACAGCGCGTTGGGTTCGTTATAGGTCTTGGCGCCACAGATTTTCGGGCTGCGCCGGTCGGTGGAGTCGTAGGACACCAGGGTGGCGACCGGCACGAACTCACCGGCGAAATACTCCGGGTAGTGCTCGCGCCAGTAGCCCTCGATGTCGTTGATCGACAGCACCGCAAGCCTGTCGATCTCACCGTCGTCGGTGTTGCGCACCGTGCCAACCGGATCGGGGGCATCGGCGCGCGGGCCACTGGGGCCGTCGCTGACCGGCAGCCCCCCGACGAAGAACGGGTCGTACATCATCGACACGGCCGTGCCCGGCAGATAGCTGGTGCAACCGGCCAGCACCAGTGCCGCGCCCACCGCGAGCACCGCCTGGACCACTCGGCTCCGCGCACCGCGGTGTTCGTTCATTTTTCGCCCTCTCATCGCGGTGCGCTCACCCCGTAGGTGCCCTCGGCGTCCTCGATGGTGACCACCACCGTGCGCGGCGCCCCGTCGACGCTGACCTCACAGGTGAAACTCAGCCCGACGGTGATCGTGGGGCTCCGCCCGCCGTTGCACGACGTCACGGTGGCGGCCGCCAGGCCGTAGCCGGTGGCGTCGTCGGCGAGGATGCGCTGTACACCGGCGGCCACCTCGTCGATGTCGAGTCGGGTGCTGACGAAGTAGCCGGGTTTCCAGAAGCCGAGCAGCAGGATCGCCGCGGCCATCGCCAGACTCACGGCGATGACGCTGCCCAGCAACGCCGTGACCCACCGGGAGTCCTTCCCGCACCCGTCTCCCTCGGCGGCGCGCGCCGGCGCTGCCGGCGCGGCCCGCGTGGGCTGCGGCCGATGGGGACGGCGGGCCATCCGAGCGGCGGGCTGGGTTGGTTCCTCCCACGGCCCCGGCCGGTGGGATCTGCTCATTGGGTCGTTCTCCGTCTCGCAGCGGTGCGCATCGGCGTCCCGTCGACTCGGTCCCCCTCGGGAAATACCGCTGGGGCCCAAGCCGGTGACGCCTGCGCCCCAGCGGTGAGTGGAACTAGTTACACTGCCAGCTGAGGATCCAGCCGCCGGGGACGTGGCTCTGCGCGTCGTTCATCGCCGCCTGCAGCGTCGGTCCGTAGCCACCGTGCATGTAGTTGCTGTTGCGGGCCACCGCACCACATTCGGTGAAGCTGACCAGCACGGTGCAATCGGTGTATCCGCAGTAGCTCAGCGCCATGTTGTTCGCCGACGCCTGGGTGGGATGATCCCAGGCCCGACCTCCCGATCCGGTGGAACCGGAGTAGGCGATCGCGCCCCAGTAGCTGGCGGCGTTGGCGGCCGGCGCCACGGCGAGGGTCATCCCGGCCACCGACGCCAAACTCGCCACAACGGCGGCGGCCTGCCGTCGGAAAGCAGCCTTTGCCATGGTTTTTCCTTTCTCGATCCGGTCTGCCGG
This sequence is a window from Mycolicibacillus parakoreensis. Protein-coding genes within it:
- a CDS encoding sensor domain-containing protein — encoded protein: MARAQGAPTGGGRGAQRRALAVSGVVVVAVLGVVGYAFWRGLPDRSRAPEPANLTEASVDLDRLLLDAATVSPIVGAASLVAEDVAGPFVGDNVVPERCTAAATAGAARTYKGYPFTGMAGRELHEQSPPGAHQVVQAVAAFRSADDAADFHRRQHKAWSRCDGKTVTVTAADTAATTAVAGPASDDAGMLTVTTTDSDRADRVCRHAMTVRANVVIDVLACGEELGEDAATQIATRIADGVG
- a CDS encoding WhiB family transcriptional regulator, whose protein sequence is MTSTIAAGTVPPRGFVPACAADPERWTTHPDEGAKALCRACPARWLCAREAWETPGAQGLWAGVEIPESGRGRDFALRKLRSLAEYGGTPVRPGYRSRRIAALASMLAS
- a CDS encoding FHA domain-containing protein — encoded protein: MSERSFPAPAPTLAVQIGAERHLLAPANGPVVIGRDPDAAVHLRDDRISRSHVRLEPQVDGWQAIDTSTNGIFVDGVQRSSVFITAPLTIHLGDARGIPVRFTPGSPMEVTGISAGISAAAGAADRTEVVSRTAEVSAEYDQVDPAVARAGRAVAARRRELDITQRSLARDKIINAGTLISFEKGRSWPRRGTLAKLEEILQWAPGTITEIRNGAVPDEDRETTEAVTDSVRAPLMAEAVELAMHTINTAVADLPEPSDPGFTPKITAVLADLRKLEAVAANAARNAKGTPSVVLALSTVRRRYHELMLRAVQAPTATLGQRLYAVRDQADLSVQETANAADLPAETIVDAEADREIGQGAVTTLENLIAQLSIS
- a CDS encoding neutral zinc metallopeptidase is translated as MNEHRGARSRVVQAVLAVGAALVLAGCTSYLPGTAVSMMYDPFFVGGLPVSDGPSGPRADAPDPVGTVRNTDDGEIDRLAVLSINDIEGYWREHYPEYFAGEFVPVATLVSYDSTDRRSPKICGAKTYNEPNALFCPPKNLMAWDRGQLFPAGQKYFGDMAVTGVLAHEYGHAVQHMADLNDERTPGIVLEQQADCFSGVYIRWVAEGSSPRFTVSTGDGLSHLLAGLIAMRDPVLTPRTERLLLEKYGHGTALDRISAFQMGFDSGPRGCRGIDLQEIRERRGDLPMALQPDSTGSLQSGEIDIDEDTLQTLLGVLAEIFPLAEPPSLAFDAPGCADARPSPPASYCPATGVIAVDLPTLQRMGQPADTDQRVLVQGDDTALSVVMSRYMLAVQQQRGLSLQSPRSAMLTACLTGVAHREMAAPGRELTISAGDIDEAVAGLLTNGIVASDVNGGVIPAGFTRITAFRSGVVGNADRCFARFAN
- a CDS encoding DUF4333 domain-containing protein, with amino-acid sequence MSLAMAAAILLLGFWKPGYFVSTRLDIDEVAAGVQRILADDATGYGLAAATVTSCNGGRSPTITVGLSFTCEVSVDGAPRTVVVTIEDAEGTYGVSAPR
- a CDS encoding DUF4189 domain-containing protein, with the translated sequence MAKAAFRRQAAAVVASLASVAGMTLAVAPAANAASYWGAIAYSGSTGSGGRAWDHPTQASANNMALSYCGYTDCTVLVSFTECGAVARNSNYMHGGYGPTLQAAMNDAQSHVPGGWILSWQCN